Proteins encoded in a region of the Streptomyces violaceoruber genome:
- a CDS encoding SGNH/GDSL hydrolase family protein, translated as MQTNPAYTSLVAVGDSFTEGMSDLLPDGSYRGWADLLATRMAARSPGFRYANLAVRGKLIGQIVDEQVDVAAAMGADVITLVGGLNDTLRPKCDMARVRDLLTQAVERLAPHCEQLVLMRSPGRQGPVLDRFRPRMEALFAVIDDLAGRHGAVVVDLYGAQSLADPRMWDVDRLHLTAEGHRRVAEAVWQSLGHEPEDPEWHAPIPATPPPGWVTRRTADVRFARQHLLPWIGRRLTGRSSGDGLPAKRPDLLPYEDPAR; from the coding sequence ATGCAGACGAACCCCGCGTACACCAGTCTCGTCGCCGTCGGCGACTCCTTCACCGAGGGCATGTCGGACCTGCTGCCCGACGGCTCCTACCGTGGCTGGGCCGACCTCCTCGCCACCCGGATGGCGGCCCGCTCCCCCGGCTTCCGGTACGCCAACCTGGCGGTGCGCGGGAAGCTGATCGGACAGATCGTCGACGAGCAGGTGGATGTGGCCGCCGCCATGGGAGCCGACGTGATCACGCTGGTCGGCGGGCTCAACGACACGCTGCGGCCCAAGTGCGACATGGCCCGGGTGCGGGACCTGCTGACCCAGGCCGTGGAACGGCTCGCCCCGCACTGCGAGCAGCTGGTGCTGATGCGCAGTCCCGGCCGCCAGGGTCCGGTGCTGGACCGCTTCCGGCCCCGCATGGAGGCCCTGTTCGCCGTGATCGACGACCTGGCCGGGCGGCACGGCGCCGTGGTCGTCGACCTGTACGGGGCCCAGTCGCTGGCCGACCCGCGGATGTGGGACGTGGACCGGCTGCACCTGACCGCCGAGGGCCACCGCCGGGTCGCGGAGGCGGTGTGGCAGTCGCTCGGCCACGAGCCCGAGGACCCCGAGTGGCACGCGCCGATCCCGGCGACGCCGCCGCCGGGGTGGGTGACGCGCAGGACCGCGGACGTCCGGTTCGCCCGGCAGCACCTGCTGCCCTGGATAGGCCGCAGGCTGACCGGGCGCTCGTCCGGGGACGGCCTGCCGGCCAAGCGCCCGGACCTGCTGCCCTACGAGGACCCCGCACGGTGA
- a CDS encoding hemolysin family protein, with translation MTAVQLLIGLATLVVNAFFVGAEFALISVRRSQVEPYAEEGDTRAKRVLWGLEHVSALLAAAQLGITLCTLVLGIVAEPAIAHLLEPVFHAVGVPSGAGHAVSFVLALALATYLHMLLGEMVPKNIALAEPVRSALVLGPPLVALSRALRPVIFTVNALANGLLKLLRVEAKNEVAATFTDAELAEIVKDAGEAGLIDDRARERLRDALELGRRPVRDVVLPLERVVHARVGITPEQLERLSAQSGFSRFPVVDDGRRIVGYLHVKDALDASPRDLPFRLRDMRPIARVRERTPLDDVLTAMRRSRTHLAAVLGSDGRLAGLVTMEDVLRELFGQRT, from the coding sequence GTGACCGCCGTACAGCTGCTGATCGGTCTGGCGACCCTGGTCGTCAACGCGTTCTTCGTGGGCGCCGAGTTCGCGCTGATCTCCGTGCGCCGCAGCCAGGTGGAGCCGTACGCCGAGGAGGGCGACACCCGTGCGAAGCGCGTGCTGTGGGGGCTCGAGCACGTGTCGGCCCTGCTGGCGGCGGCGCAGCTCGGCATCACGCTGTGCACGCTGGTCCTCGGCATCGTCGCGGAACCGGCGATCGCGCATCTGCTGGAGCCGGTGTTCCACGCGGTGGGCGTGCCGTCGGGCGCCGGGCACGCGGTGTCGTTCGTGCTCGCCCTGGCGCTGGCGACGTATCTGCACATGCTGCTCGGCGAGATGGTCCCGAAGAACATCGCGCTGGCCGAGCCGGTGCGCAGCGCGCTGGTCCTCGGGCCGCCGCTGGTGGCGCTGTCCCGGGCGCTGCGTCCGGTGATCTTCACGGTCAACGCCTTGGCGAACGGGCTGCTCAAGCTGCTCAGGGTCGAGGCCAAGAACGAGGTCGCGGCGACCTTCACGGACGCGGAGCTGGCGGAGATCGTCAAGGACGCGGGCGAGGCCGGGCTGATCGACGACCGGGCACGGGAGCGGCTGCGCGACGCCCTGGAGCTGGGCCGCCGGCCGGTGCGGGACGTGGTGCTGCCGCTGGAACGCGTCGTCCACGCACGCGTGGGCATCACCCCGGAGCAGTTGGAGCGGCTGTCGGCGCAGTCGGGGTTCTCCCGTTTCCCGGTGGTGGACGACGGGCGGCGGATCGTCGGCTACCTGCACGTGAAGGACGCCCTGGACGCCTCGCCGCGGGACCTGCCGTTCCGGCTGCGGGACATGCGCCCCATCGCCCGGGTGCGCGAGCGCACCCCGCTGGACGACGTGCTCACCGCCATGCGGCGCAGCCGTACGCACCTGGCGGCGGTGCTCGGCTCCGACGGACGGCTGGCGGGCCTGGTGACCATGGAGGACGTCCTGCGGGAGCTGTTCGGGCAACGGACCTGA
- a CDS encoding hemolysin family protein, whose translation MTEVLLLLVAILLSLACGAFVAAEFSLTTVERGELERAAARGERGAASALKGVRNLTFQLSGAQLGITVTNLVVGMLAEPSVAALIAGPLEDLGVSRSAASSLALVLGTALSTVFLMIVGELVPKNWAISSPLAVAKRVGGPQRWFSAVFRPFITHLNNTANRVVRRFGVEPAEELASARGPQELAALARHSAKEGALEADTAELFVRTLNLADLTAQQVMTPRVQVVALDVRATCEDVANATRATGLSRFPVYQDGLDAVVGTAHVKDVLAVPAERRPTMPVAELMREPLLVPESLTVDRLLDRLSGRRTMAVVIDEYGGTAGVATLEDIVEEVVGQVRDEHDPHETPDLDPAGTDEAGHALYWADGSARVDRLERLGLRVPEGPYETVAGLVAAGLGRIPAVGDSLDVAGWRLDVVDATGRRAARVLMHAPLDDGADGADGADRVDGSGAAESGPGGGENEGEAGR comes from the coding sequence ATGACCGAAGTGCTCCTGCTGCTGGTGGCGATCCTGCTCTCGCTCGCGTGCGGCGCCTTCGTCGCGGCCGAGTTCTCGCTGACCACCGTCGAGCGCGGCGAACTGGAGCGCGCCGCGGCGCGCGGCGAGCGGGGCGCGGCGAGCGCCCTCAAGGGCGTACGGAACCTGACCTTCCAGCTCTCCGGAGCGCAGCTCGGCATCACGGTCACCAACCTGGTGGTGGGCATGCTCGCCGAGCCGTCGGTCGCGGCCCTGATCGCGGGGCCGCTGGAGGACCTCGGGGTGTCGCGTTCGGCGGCGTCGTCGCTGGCGCTGGTGCTGGGCACCGCCCTGTCGACGGTCTTCCTGATGATCGTCGGGGAGCTGGTGCCCAAGAACTGGGCGATCTCCTCGCCGCTGGCCGTGGCCAAGCGGGTGGGCGGGCCGCAGCGCTGGTTCAGCGCGGTCTTCCGCCCTTTCATCACCCATCTGAACAACACCGCCAACCGCGTCGTGCGCCGCTTCGGCGTGGAGCCCGCCGAGGAGCTGGCGTCCGCGCGCGGTCCTCAGGAGCTGGCGGCGCTCGCCCGGCACTCGGCGAAGGAGGGCGCGCTGGAGGCCGACACCGCCGAGTTGTTCGTGCGCACCCTGAATCTGGCCGACCTGACGGCGCAGCAGGTGATGACCCCGCGCGTCCAGGTCGTGGCCCTCGACGTCCGGGCGACGTGCGAGGACGTGGCGAACGCGACGCGGGCGACCGGGTTGTCCAGGTTCCCGGTCTACCAGGACGGCCTCGACGCCGTGGTGGGCACGGCGCACGTCAAGGACGTCCTGGCGGTGCCGGCCGAGCGGCGGCCCACGATGCCGGTCGCCGAGCTGATGCGCGAGCCGCTGCTGGTCCCCGAGTCGCTGACCGTGGACCGCCTCCTGGACCGGCTCTCCGGGCGGCGCACGATGGCCGTGGTGATCGACGAGTACGGCGGTACGGCCGGGGTGGCCACGCTGGAGGACATCGTCGAGGAGGTGGTCGGTCAGGTGCGGGACGAGCACGATCCGCACGAGACGCCCGACCTCGACCCGGCCGGCACGGACGAAGCGGGGCACGCGCTGTACTGGGCCGACGGCTCCGCGCGCGTGGACCGGCTCGAGCGGCTGGGCCTGCGGGTGCCCGAGGGCCCGTACGAGACGGTCGCGGGGCTGGTGGCGGCCGGCCTCGGGCGCATCCCCGCCGTCGGCGACAGCCTCGATGTCGCCGGCTGGCGACTGGACGTCGTGGACGCCACGGGGCGCAGGGCCGCCCGGGTGCTGATGCACGCACCCCTTGACGACGGAGCCGACGGAGCCGACGGAGCCGACCGGGTCGACGGATCCGGCGCCGCCGAGTCCGGTCCGGGCGGCGGGGAGAACGAAGGGGAGGCCGGCCGGTGA
- a CDS encoding GNAT family N-acetyltransferase, protein MTDLLVRPAVAADLDAVLAFWKTAAEGTSISDDRDGVERLVARDPEALLLAEREGELVGTVIAGFDGWRCHLYRLAVHPDHRRRGIGSALLTAADERFVRLGGRRGDAMVLVRNERAQHAWRAAGYEPQEQWRRWVKHLTD, encoded by the coding sequence ATGACGGATCTGCTTGTGCGGCCCGCCGTGGCCGCCGACCTGGACGCGGTGCTGGCCTTCTGGAAGACGGCCGCCGAGGGGACGAGCATCAGCGACGACCGGGACGGCGTGGAGCGTCTGGTGGCGCGCGACCCCGAGGCACTGCTCCTGGCCGAGCGCGAGGGGGAGCTGGTGGGCACGGTGATCGCGGGCTTCGACGGCTGGCGCTGTCATCTGTACCGGCTGGCGGTGCACCCGGACCACCGGCGCCGTGGCATCGGCTCGGCCCTGCTCACGGCCGCCGACGAGCGCTTCGTCCGGCTCGGCGGGCGCCGCGGCGACGCGATGGTGCTGGTGCGCAACGAACGGGCCCAGCATGCCTGGCGGGCCGCCGGGTACGAGCCGCAGGAGCAGTGGCGGCGCTGGGTGAAGCACCTCACCGACTGA
- a CDS encoding class I SAM-dependent methyltransferase — translation MPLRSVRTRGVPRDTVHHPLFARYYARVSVGAETRMGMARVRRRLLAGLSGRVIEVGAGNGLNFSHYPGTVSEVVAIEPERVLRQLAVEAALRAEVPVDVAPGAAEALPVKSEAFDAAVVSLVLCSVRDVPRALAELRRVLRPGGQVRFFEHGRGGGRAMTFTQRALDRTLWPPLAGGCHLSREPVAALREAGFTLGPYRQVMMPEHGPALPSSYCVLGTAWRPS, via the coding sequence ATGCCGCTGCGATCCGTCCGGACCCGCGGGGTGCCGCGGGACACCGTGCACCATCCGCTGTTCGCCCGCTACTACGCCCGCGTCAGTGTGGGCGCCGAGACCCGGATGGGCATGGCCCGCGTGCGCCGACGGCTGCTCGCCGGACTGTCCGGGCGGGTGATCGAGGTCGGCGCGGGCAACGGGCTGAACTTCTCCCACTACCCGGGCACCGTGTCCGAGGTCGTCGCCATCGAACCGGAGCGGGTGCTGCGGCAGTTGGCGGTGGAGGCGGCGCTGCGCGCGGAGGTTCCGGTGGACGTGGCGCCGGGCGCGGCGGAGGCCCTGCCGGTCAAGAGCGAGGCCTTCGACGCGGCCGTGGTCTCGCTGGTGCTGTGCAGTGTCCGGGACGTGCCGCGCGCGCTCGCGGAACTGCGGCGCGTCCTGCGGCCGGGCGGGCAGGTGCGGTTCTTCGAGCACGGCCGGGGCGGCGGGCGGGCGATGACCTTCACCCAGCGGGCGCTGGACCGGACGCTGTGGCCTCCGCTGGCCGGCGGCTGCCACCTCTCCCGCGAACCGGTGGCCGCGCTGCGGGAGGCGGGGTTCACCCTCGGGCCCTACCGGCAGGTGATGATGCCGGAGCACGGGCCGGCCCTGCCCAGTTCGTACTGCGTCCTGGGCACGGCCTGGCGACCGTCCTGA
- the bioD gene encoding dethiobiotin synthase: MPVLVITGTGTEVGKTVVTAAVAAAALAGGRTVAVLKAAQTGVGPDEAGDAQEVARLAGTATVAEVARFPEPLAPGTAARRAGRTPVRPEEVAEAAAKLATEHDLVLVEGAGGLLVRFDAKGGTLADVAGLLGAPVLLVTSAGLGTLNTTELTARELRSRGLELPGLVIGSWPGAPDLAARCNLADLPDVSGAPLLGAVPAGAGSLSPAAFRSAAPRWLAPPLDGTWDADAFGDRHGP; the protein is encoded by the coding sequence ATGCCGGTACTGGTGATCACGGGCACGGGCACGGAGGTCGGCAAGACGGTCGTGACCGCCGCGGTGGCCGCGGCGGCCCTGGCGGGCGGCCGGACGGTGGCCGTGCTCAAGGCGGCGCAGACCGGCGTCGGGCCGGACGAGGCCGGGGACGCCCAGGAGGTGGCCCGCCTGGCCGGGACCGCGACGGTCGCCGAAGTGGCCCGGTTCCCGGAGCCGTTGGCGCCGGGCACGGCCGCGCGCCGGGCCGGACGGACACCGGTGCGCCCGGAGGAGGTGGCGGAGGCCGCGGCCAAACTCGCCACGGAGCACGATCTGGTGCTGGTCGAGGGCGCCGGCGGACTGCTCGTGCGCTTCGACGCGAAGGGCGGGACGCTGGCGGACGTCGCCGGTCTGCTGGGCGCACCGGTGCTGCTGGTGACGTCGGCGGGGCTCGGCACACTGAACACCACGGAGCTGACGGCGCGGGAGCTGCGTTCCCGGGGGCTGGAGCTGCCCGGGCTGGTGATCGGCAGCTGGCCCGGAGCCCCGGACCTCGCCGCCCGCTGCAATCTCGCGGACCTCCCGGACGTCTCCGGCGCTCCCCTCCTCGGTGCGGTCCCGGCCGGGGCGGGGTCCCTCAGCCCGGCCGCCTTCCGGTCGGCGGCACCGCGCTGGCTGGCGCCGCCGTTGGACGGCACCTGGGACGCGGACGCGTTCGGCGACCGGCACGGCCCGTGA
- a CDS encoding adenosylmethionine--8-amino-7-oxononanoate transaminase, whose protein sequence is MPDPALNVAELLDLDRRHVWHPYGPMPGRQDPLVVESASGVRLRPADGSGELVDGMSSWWSAIHGYNHPVLNAAAREQLERMSHVMFGGLTHEPAVRLAKLLVDMSPEGLEHVFLADSGSVSVEVAVKMCLQYWRSLGRPGKHRLLTWRGGYHGDTWQPMSVCDPEGGMHELWSGVLPRQVFADAPPAEYEETYADHLRSMVERHAGELAAVIVEPVVQGAGGMRFHSPAYLRVLREACDAHDVLLVFDEIATGFGRTGALFAAEHAAVTPDVMCVGKALTGGYLTMAATLCTSRVAEGISRGEVPVLAHGPTFMGNPLAAAVACASIGLLLGQDWLTEVKRIETGLGEGLAPAAGLPGVRDVRVLGAIGVVQLDHAVDMRAATKAAVREGVWLRPFRDLVYTMPPYVTGDADVARIARAVCAAAREG, encoded by the coding sequence ATGCCTGATCCCGCGCTGAACGTCGCCGAGCTGCTGGACCTGGACCGGCGGCACGTCTGGCACCCGTACGGGCCCATGCCCGGCCGGCAGGACCCGCTGGTCGTGGAGTCGGCGAGCGGGGTCCGGCTGCGGCCGGCCGACGGCTCCGGGGAGCTGGTCGACGGCATGTCGTCCTGGTGGTCGGCGATCCACGGCTACAACCACCCGGTGCTGAACGCGGCCGCGCGCGAGCAACTGGAGCGGATGAGCCACGTGATGTTCGGCGGGCTCACCCACGAGCCCGCCGTACGGCTGGCGAAGCTCCTTGTCGACATGTCTCCCGAGGGCCTGGAGCACGTGTTCCTCGCCGACTCCGGCTCGGTGTCGGTCGAGGTCGCCGTGAAGATGTGCCTGCAGTACTGGCGTTCGCTCGGCCGCCCCGGCAAGCACCGCCTGCTCACCTGGCGCGGCGGCTACCACGGCGACACCTGGCAGCCCATGTCGGTGTGCGACCCCGAGGGCGGCATGCACGAGCTGTGGTCCGGCGTCCTGCCGCGCCAGGTCTTCGCGGACGCGCCGCCGGCGGAGTACGAGGAGACGTACGCCGACCACCTGCGGTCGATGGTCGAGCGGCACGCCGGCGAACTGGCCGCGGTGATCGTGGAGCCGGTGGTGCAGGGCGCGGGCGGGATGCGGTTCCACTCCCCCGCGTACCTGCGGGTGCTGCGCGAGGCGTGCGACGCGCACGACGTCCTGCTGGTCTTCGACGAGATCGCGACCGGCTTCGGCCGCACGGGCGCCCTGTTCGCGGCGGAGCACGCGGCGGTGACACCGGACGTGATGTGCGTGGGCAAGGCGCTGACCGGCGGATACCTCACGATGGCGGCCACGCTGTGCACCTCGCGGGTGGCCGAGGGCATCTCGCGGGGCGAGGTGCCGGTGCTGGCCCACGGGCCGACGTTCATGGGCAACCCGCTGGCCGCGGCCGTGGCGTGCGCGTCGATCGGACTGCTGCTCGGCCAGGACTGGCTCACCGAGGTCAAGCGGATCGAGACGGGCCTCGGCGAGGGACTCGCGCCCGCCGCCGGGCTGCCGGGCGTGCGCGATGTGCGGGTGCTCGGCGCGATCGGAGTGGTGCAGCTCGACCACGCCGTCGACATGCGGGCGGCGACGAAGGCGGCCGTGCGCGAGGGCGTGTGGCTGCGCCCGTTCCGCGACCTGGTCTACACCATGCCGCCGTACGTCACGGGCGACGCGGACGTGGCACGCATCGCCCGCGCGGTCTGCGCGGCGGCACGGGAGGGATGA
- the bioB gene encoding biotin synthase BioB — MDLLNTLVDKGLRRETPTREEALAVLATSDDDLLDVVAAAGKVRRHWFGRRVKLNYLVNLKSGLCPEDCSYCSQRLGSKAEILKYTWLKPDQASAAAAAGVSGGAKRVCLVASGRGPTDRDVDRVSDTIKAIKEQNESVEVCACLGLLSDGQAERLREAGADAYNHNLNTSESTYGDITTTHTYADRVDTVNKAHAAGLSACSGLIAGMGESDEDLVDVVFSLRELDPDSVPVNFLIPMEGTPLAKEWHLTPQRCLRILAMTRFVCPDVEVRIAGGREVHLRTMQPLALHLANSIFLGDYLTSEGQAGHADLELIADAGFEVEGAGEVTLPEHRASVRDGGCGSHEGGGGCGSHDGADGDAGCGSHAGGGVCAPAPAATTPRPAEEPRTDLVAVRRRGAGTDLAPNA; from the coding sequence ATGGACCTGCTGAACACGCTGGTGGACAAGGGGCTTCGGCGCGAGACGCCGACCCGCGAGGAGGCGCTCGCCGTCCTCGCCACTTCCGACGACGACCTGCTCGACGTGGTGGCCGCGGCCGGAAAGGTGCGCCGCCACTGGTTCGGCCGACGGGTGAAACTCAACTACCTCGTCAACCTCAAGTCGGGCCTGTGCCCCGAGGACTGCTCCTACTGCTCGCAGCGGCTGGGCTCCAAGGCGGAGATCCTCAAGTACACCTGGCTCAAGCCCGACCAGGCCTCGGCGGCCGCCGCGGCCGGAGTGTCCGGGGGCGCCAAGCGCGTGTGCCTGGTGGCCAGCGGACGCGGTCCGACCGACCGGGACGTGGACCGCGTCTCGGACACCATCAAGGCCATCAAGGAGCAGAACGAGTCCGTGGAGGTCTGCGCCTGCCTCGGGCTGCTCTCCGACGGCCAGGCGGAGCGGCTGCGGGAGGCCGGGGCCGACGCCTACAACCACAACCTCAACACCTCCGAGTCGACGTACGGCGACATCACCACCACGCACACGTACGCCGACCGGGTGGACACCGTGAACAAGGCACACGCGGCCGGGCTGTCCGCCTGCTCGGGGCTCATCGCGGGCATGGGCGAGAGCGACGAGGACCTGGTCGACGTGGTCTTCTCGCTGCGCGAACTGGACCCGGACTCGGTGCCGGTCAACTTCCTGATCCCGATGGAGGGCACGCCGCTGGCCAAGGAGTGGCACCTGACCCCGCAGCGGTGCCTGCGCATCCTGGCGATGACGCGGTTCGTCTGCCCGGACGTCGAAGTGCGCATCGCCGGCGGGCGCGAGGTCCATCTGCGCACGATGCAGCCGCTCGCGCTGCACCTGGCCAACTCGATCTTCCTCGGCGACTACCTCACCAGCGAGGGCCAGGCGGGCCACGCGGACCTGGAGCTGATCGCCGACGCCGGCTTCGAGGTGGAGGGCGCCGGCGAGGTCACGCTGCCGGAGCACCGCGCGTCGGTGCGGGACGGGGGCTGCGGCTCGCACGAGGGTGGCGGCGGCTGCGGCTCGCACGACGGCGCCGACGGCGACGCGGGCTGCGGGTCGCACGCCGGTGGCGGAGTGTGCGCCCCCGCGCCCGCGGCCACGACGCCGCGCCCCGCCGAGGAGCCCCGCACGGACCTGGTGGCGGTACGCCGCCGCGGCGCCGGGACGGACCTCGCGCCCAATGCCTGA
- a CDS encoding 8-amino-7-oxononanoate synthase — translation MAFGWIEEQDRARREAGLVRVLRPRPASSSLLDLASNDYLGLARHPEVVEGAASAARTWGGGATGSRLVTGTTALHAELESELAGFCGFEAALVFSSGYAANLAAVTALAPHGSLVVSDAGNHASLIDGCRLARGTTQVVGHADPDAVRKALATHDGPAVAVSDTVFSVDGDAAPLAALADACRAYGAGLIVDDAHGLGVLGDGGRGAPQGAGLAGRDDVVATVTLSKSLGAQGGAVLGPARVVAHLVNAARTFIFDTGLAPAAAGAALAALRLLVREPERAARARAVAAELHERLTTAGLDAVRPDAAVVSVRAPSAEEAVRWAADCRAAGLSVGCFRPPSVPDGISRLRLTARGDLSREQIERAVRVIGETRP, via the coding sequence ATGGCGTTCGGCTGGATCGAGGAGCAGGACCGGGCGCGCCGCGAGGCCGGACTCGTACGGGTTCTGCGCCCCCGCCCGGCGTCGTCGTCGCTGCTGGACCTGGCGAGCAACGACTACCTGGGTCTTGCCCGGCACCCGGAGGTCGTGGAAGGGGCGGCCTCGGCCGCGCGGACCTGGGGCGGCGGTGCGACCGGCTCCCGGCTGGTGACCGGCACCACCGCACTGCACGCCGAACTCGAAAGCGAACTGGCCGGGTTCTGCGGCTTCGAGGCCGCGCTGGTCTTCTCCTCCGGCTACGCGGCCAACCTCGCCGCGGTCACCGCCCTGGCACCGCACGGCAGCCTCGTTGTTTCCGACGCGGGCAACCACGCTTCGCTGATCGACGGTTGCCGGCTCGCCCGCGGCACCACCCAGGTCGTGGGGCACGCCGACCCGGACGCCGTGCGCAAGGCACTGGCGACGCACGACGGACCCGCCGTGGCCGTCTCCGACACGGTCTTCTCGGTCGACGGCGACGCCGCGCCCCTGGCCGCACTGGCCGACGCGTGCCGGGCGTACGGGGCGGGGCTGATCGTCGACGACGCCCACGGTCTCGGCGTCCTCGGTGACGGCGGCCGGGGCGCCCCGCAGGGCGCGGGCCTCGCGGGCCGCGACGACGTGGTCGCGACCGTCACGCTGTCCAAGTCGCTCGGCGCCCAGGGCGGCGCCGTGCTGGGCCCCGCCCGGGTCGTCGCCCACCTGGTCAACGCGGCCCGCACGTTCATCTTCGACACGGGACTCGCCCCCGCCGCCGCCGGGGCGGCCCTCGCGGCGCTCAGGCTGCTCGTCCGCGAGCCGGAGCGTGCGGCGCGGGCCCGTGCCGTCGCCGCCGAACTGCACGAACGCCTGACCACCGCGGGGCTGGACGCGGTACGTCCGGACGCCGCGGTCGTCTCGGTGCGCGCACCCTCCGCGGAGGAGGCCGTGCGGTGGGCGGCCGACTGCCGAGCGGCCGGCCTGTCCGTGGGCTGCTTCCGCCCTCCTTCCGTGCCCGACGGCATCTCACGGCTCAGGCTGACCGCTCGCGGGGACCTCTCCCGGGAACAGATCGAGCGCGCTGTACGGGTGATCGGCGAAACGCGGCCATGA
- a CDS encoding DUF397 domain-containing protein, which translates to MSELPRNIPVSTDVPGVRWLRSSYSTGANNCVETARPPAGPGAGLLAVRDSKNPAGPALLFSPGSWTAFTARLDRG; encoded by the coding sequence ATGTCCGAACTTCCCCGGAACATCCCTGTCAGCACCGATGTGCCCGGTGTCCGGTGGCTGCGCAGCAGCTACAGCACCGGAGCGAACAACTGTGTGGAGACGGCCCGTCCGCCGGCCGGCCCCGGCGCCGGACTGCTGGCCGTGCGCGACTCCAAGAACCCGGCCGGACCCGCCCTGCTCTTCTCCCCCGGGAGCTGGACGGCGTTCACCGCCCGCCTCGACCGCGGCTGA
- a CDS encoding helix-turn-helix domain-containing protein: MQHGPVVRRRKLGAELRALRTSAGITSGEAARLVGWHQSKVSRIETGTSGAKPADVRLLLDAYGVTDEQLRGLLVMLAHSEDAGGRNHWWHAYRGVLPPTYRDFISLESQAAAMRTLETTVVPGLLQTPEYARAVTRAAVDGMPAERLDTLVEVRLARQDVLRGEPPLELSAVLDEAVLRRVVGGPGVMSRQLTRLVEAAQLPHVRIQVLPFAAGAHIGVTGPFVIFSFSSTSDLDVVVLDHLTSSLHLERKEDLEAYTEAFNALLIHALSPEDSLDFIAATAAGA, encoded by the coding sequence ATGCAGCACGGTCCCGTGGTGCGCCGCCGGAAGCTGGGCGCGGAACTGCGCGCCCTGCGCACGTCGGCGGGCATCACCAGCGGCGAGGCGGCCCGGCTGGTGGGCTGGCACCAGTCGAAGGTCAGCCGGATCGAGACCGGGACGAGCGGGGCGAAACCGGCCGACGTGCGGTTACTGCTGGACGCCTACGGCGTGACCGACGAGCAGCTGCGGGGGCTGCTGGTGATGCTGGCGCACTCCGAGGACGCGGGGGGACGCAACCACTGGTGGCACGCGTACCGCGGAGTGCTGCCGCCGACCTACCGCGACTTCATCAGCCTGGAGTCGCAGGCCGCCGCGATGCGCACACTGGAGACCACGGTGGTGCCCGGCCTGCTCCAGACGCCCGAGTACGCCCGCGCGGTGACGCGCGCCGCCGTGGACGGGATGCCGGCGGAACGGCTGGACACGCTGGTGGAGGTCCGGCTGGCCCGCCAGGACGTACTGCGGGGCGAGCCGCCGCTGGAGCTGAGCGCGGTCCTGGACGAGGCGGTGCTGCGCCGGGTGGTGGGCGGACCCGGGGTGATGTCCCGTCAACTGACCAGACTGGTCGAGGCGGCGCAGCTCCCGCACGTCCGGATCCAGGTCCTGCCGTTCGCCGCCGGGGCGCACATCGGTGTCACCGGCCCTTTCGTAATCTTCTCATTTTCGAGCACTTCTGATCTGGACGTGGTGGTTCTCGACCACTTGACGAGTAGCTTGCACCTCGAACGGAAAGAAGACCTAGAGGCCTATACCGAGGCCTTCAACGCCCTTCTGATCCATGCCCTTTCGCCCGAGGACTCGTTGGACTTCATCGCCGCGACCGCGGCAGGCGCGTAA
- a CDS encoding ATP-binding protein, which translates to MADHLEASVTLPSDPASVAAARTYVVGALAEWGLPGDADLTDTVRLIVSELATNAVQHTFGQSPTFTVDLVLDRDERLRLGVTDSHPRFPKRLPAAVQQDNGRGMVIIRWLTAECGGKLRVRPTREGGKTVSIELPWTPPPGPAAPAGVTAGQNAVTPAGGLLDPAVPDA; encoded by the coding sequence ATGGCAGACCATCTGGAAGCATCCGTCACTCTGCCGAGCGATCCCGCCTCGGTGGCCGCCGCGCGGACCTACGTGGTCGGCGCCCTGGCGGAGTGGGGCCTGCCGGGCGACGCCGACCTGACGGACACGGTGCGGCTCATCGTCTCCGAACTGGCGACCAACGCGGTCCAGCACACGTTCGGGCAGTCGCCCACCTTCACGGTGGACCTCGTCCTCGACCGCGACGAGCGGCTGCGCCTCGGCGTCACCGACAGCCACCCGCGCTTCCCCAAGCGCCTGCCCGCCGCCGTCCAGCAGGACAACGGCCGGGGGATGGTGATCATTCGCTGGCTGACCGCCGAGTGCGGCGGCAAGCTGAGAGTCCGGCCCACCCGCGAGGGCGGCAAGACCGTCTCCATCGAACTGCCCTGGACGCCCCCGCCCGGACCGGCCGCGCCCGCGGGGGTGACGGCGGGACAGAACGCCGTCACCCCCGCGGGCGGGCTACTTGACCCGGCCGTACCAGACGCTTGA